The following are encoded together in the Primulina tabacum isolate GXHZ01 chromosome 18, ASM2559414v2, whole genome shotgun sequence genome:
- the LOC142533297 gene encoding transcription factor PRE6-like: protein MSSRRSRSNQSGVSRISEDQIADLVSKLQQLIPEIRNRRRSDKVSASKVLQETCNYIRNLHREVDDLSDRLSELLESSDDAQAAIIRTLLM from the exons ATGTCGAGCAGAAGATCACGTTCGAATCAGTCCGGAGTTTCAAGGATAAGTGAAGATCAGATTGCCGATCTTGTCTCCAAATTGCAGCAGCTTATCCCTGAAATTCGCAACAGGCGCCGCTCCGACAAG GTCTCGGCTTCGAAGGTGTTGCAAGAGACTTGCAACTACATTAGGAACTTACACAGAGAAGTTGATGACCTGAGTGATCGATTGTCGGAGCTTTTGGAATCATCCGACGATGCTCAAGCGGCCATTATTAGGACCTTGCTAATGTGA
- the LOC142533895 gene encoding homeobox-leucine zipper protein ATHB-13-like isoform X1, protein MAFFHSNFMLQTPHQDHDHHINHPSNSLAPLILPSCSPHEFHGVASPLGKRSSMSFSTGIDGCDEMNMRDDELSDDGLQLGEKKRRLNMEQVKTLEKNFEQGNKLEPERKLQLARALGLQPRQIAIWFQNRRARWKTKQLEKDYDLLKRQFEALKKENDSLQAHNQKLHAEFQDLQILALKTREPTESINLNKETECSCSNRSENSSEIKLDILRNPAIDSPLATNPTTSKAFFPSSLRQSNGIEHFFQNSSRPEIQVPKMDQTVKEESLCNMFCGMDDQTGFWPWLEQQHFN, encoded by the exons ATGGCATTCTTCCACTCCAATTTTATGCTACAAACCCCTCATCAAGATCATGATCATCACATTAATCATCCCTCCAATTCTCTTGCACCATTGATTCTTCCTTCATGTAGTCCCCACGAATTTCAcg GTGTGGCTTCCCCACTAGGGAAGAGATCATCAATGTCGTTCTCGACTGGAATCGACGGCTGTGATGAGATGAACATGAGGGACGATGAATTATCCGACGACGGATTGCAACTGGGGGAGAAAAAGAGGAGGCTGAACATGGAGCAAGTGAAGACTCTGGAGAAGAACTTTGAACAAGGGAACAAGCTGGAGCCCGAAAGAAAGCTGCAGCTGGCCCGAGCCCTCGGGCTTCAGCCTAGACAGATTGCCATTTGGTTTCAGAACAGGAGAGCTAGATGGAAGACTAAGCAATTGGAGAAAGATTACGATCTTCTTAAGAGACAATTTGAAGCTCTCAAAAAAGAGAATGATTCCCTTCAAGCTCATAATCAGAAACTTCATGCTGAG TTTCAAGATTTGCAGATACTGGCACTGAAGACAAGGGAGCCAACAGAATCCATCAATCTCAACAAAGAAACAGAATGTTCCTGTAGCAACAGAAGTGAAAACAGCTCAGAGATCAAGCTGGATATTTTAAGAAATCCAGCAATCGACAGCCCATTAGCCACAAATCCCACGACGAGCAAGGCCTTCTTCCCATCTTCACTTAGGCAAAGTAATGGAATCGAACACTTCTTCCAAAACTCTTCGAGACCCGAAATTCAGGTCCCGAAAATGGACCAAACTGTGAAGGAAGAAAGCCTGTGCAACATGTTTTGCGGGATGGATGATCAGACAGGGTTTTGGCCATGGCTAGAGCAACAACATTTCAATTAA
- the LOC142533895 gene encoding homeobox-leucine zipper protein ATHB-13-like isoform X2, protein MAFFHSNFMLQTPHQDHDHHINHPSNSLAPLILPSCSPHEFHGVASPLGKRSSMSFSTGIDGCDEMNMRDDELSDDGLQLGEKKRRLNMEQVKTLEKNFEQGNKLEPERKLQLARALGLQPRQIAIWFQNRRARWKTKQLEKDYDLLKRQFEALKKENDSLQAHNQKLHAEILALKTREPTESINLNKETECSCSNRSENSSEIKLDILRNPAIDSPLATNPTTSKAFFPSSLRQSNGIEHFFQNSSRPEIQVPKMDQTVKEESLCNMFCGMDDQTGFWPWLEQQHFN, encoded by the exons ATGGCATTCTTCCACTCCAATTTTATGCTACAAACCCCTCATCAAGATCATGATCATCACATTAATCATCCCTCCAATTCTCTTGCACCATTGATTCTTCCTTCATGTAGTCCCCACGAATTTCAcg GTGTGGCTTCCCCACTAGGGAAGAGATCATCAATGTCGTTCTCGACTGGAATCGACGGCTGTGATGAGATGAACATGAGGGACGATGAATTATCCGACGACGGATTGCAACTGGGGGAGAAAAAGAGGAGGCTGAACATGGAGCAAGTGAAGACTCTGGAGAAGAACTTTGAACAAGGGAACAAGCTGGAGCCCGAAAGAAAGCTGCAGCTGGCCCGAGCCCTCGGGCTTCAGCCTAGACAGATTGCCATTTGGTTTCAGAACAGGAGAGCTAGATGGAAGACTAAGCAATTGGAGAAAGATTACGATCTTCTTAAGAGACAATTTGAAGCTCTCAAAAAAGAGAATGATTCCCTTCAAGCTCATAATCAGAAACTTCATGCTGAG ATACTGGCACTGAAGACAAGGGAGCCAACAGAATCCATCAATCTCAACAAAGAAACAGAATGTTCCTGTAGCAACAGAAGTGAAAACAGCTCAGAGATCAAGCTGGATATTTTAAGAAATCCAGCAATCGACAGCCCATTAGCCACAAATCCCACGACGAGCAAGGCCTTCTTCCCATCTTCACTTAGGCAAAGTAATGGAATCGAACACTTCTTCCAAAACTCTTCGAGACCCGAAATTCAGGTCCCGAAAATGGACCAAACTGTGAAGGAAGAAAGCCTGTGCAACATGTTTTGCGGGATGGATGATCAGACAGGGTTTTGGCCATGGCTAGAGCAACAACATTTCAATTAA